One Buteo buteo chromosome 5, bButBut1.hap1.1, whole genome shotgun sequence DNA window includes the following coding sequences:
- the STRADB gene encoding STE20-related kinase adapter protein beta isoform X3 gives MQVAVRITDLENCSEEHLKALQNEVVLSHFFQHPNVMTLWTVFTAGSWLWVISPFMAYGSARHLLKTYFPEGMSEALIGNILFGAIRGLNYMHQNGYIHRNIKASHILISGDGLVSLSGLNNLYSLVNNGQKSKVVYDFPQFSTSVLPWLSPELLRQDLSGYNMKSDIYSVGITACELANGHVPFQDMPRTQMLLQKLKGPTYCPWDINTFPRGESRMKNSRSGVDSGIGESMTRTMTSERLQIPFSKTFSPAFHNLVELCLQQDPEKRPSASSLLSHTFFKQIKEQTQNSLLSLLPPPIQNNRSEFLALPSTAVGTELGCITANQDDTDWEF, from the exons AATGAGGTGGTTTTATCCCACTTTTTCCAGCATCCCAACGTAATGACGCTTTGGACAGTGTTTACAGCTGGTAGTTGGCTTTGGGTTATCTCCCCATTCATGGCCTATG GTTCAGCTAGACACCTGCTGAAGACTTACTTTCCTGAAGGAATGAGTGAAGCTTTAATAGGGAACATTCTGTTTGGTGCAATCAGAGGATTAAATTACATGCACCAGAATGGCTATATTCACAG GAATATTAAAGCTAGCCACATTCTGATTTCAGGGGATGGGCTGGTTTCTCTCTCTGGCTTGAACAACCTCTATAGTTTAGTTAACAATGGACAAAAGTCAAAGGTGGTATATGATTTCCCCCAGTTTAGTACATCTGTGCTTCCTTGGCTGAGTCCTGAACTACTGAGACAG GATTTGTCTGGGTATAACATGAAGTCTGATATTTACAGTGTGGGAATTACAGCATGTGAATTAGCCAACGGACATGTTCCATTTCAAGATATGCCTCGCACTCAG ATGCTGCTGCAAAAGCTGAAAGGTCCCACATACTGTCCTTGGGATATAAATACCTTTCCCCGTGGGGAATCCAGGATGAAGAATTCCCGATCAGGTGTTGATTCTGGAATTGGTGAGAGCATGACACGCACAATGACCAGTGAAAGACTACAAATTCCCTTTTCCAAAACGTTTTCACCTGCTTTCCACAACTTGGTAGAACTTTGCTTGCAACAGGACCCTGAGAAAAG GCCATCAGCAAGCAGTTTGCTTTCGCATACGTTCTTCAAACAG atAAAAGAACAAACGCAGAATTCACTACTGTCTCTATTACCACCTCCTATTCAAAATAACAGATCAGAGTTCTTGGCACTGCCCTCAACAGCAGTTGGGACTGAACTTGGATGTATTACTGCAAATCAAGATGATACAGACTGGGAATTCTAA